The following nucleotide sequence is from Pirellulales bacterium.
ATCCGCCCGACATGCGTCACGCGATGGCGCTGTATCTTGGCTTGCTCAGCGCCGACGGTGGCGCCGAACTCAAGACACTGATTGGCGACAGCGAGCGCGATTGGCGGGTCAAATGGCTGGAGCGACTGGGTGGCCTGGCGTGGCCCGTGCGCACCCCCTTGGCCGCGGCGCTGCGCATGGCTGGTCAGGCGTCGTTGGCCGAGTTGTTGCGCGACACGGGGCCGCGCGATGGAAAGGAAGTTTGGCGACTCACGCACGAACGGCGCTTGTACACACAAGGATTCATGAATCGACTGCGCGACGAGCGTATTGACGCCTGGATTACCCCGGTGCATCCCTTGCCGGCGCTCACGCACGGCAGCACGGCCTGGCTGGCGACGGCTGGCAGCTATTGCATGCTGGGCAATCTGCTGGGGACGCCAGGCGGAGTCGTGCCCGTCTGCCGGATGCGGTCGGGGGAGGAGAGCGATCGGCCCGCCAGCGGCGATCTGGTGGAAAAAGCGGCGCGCGCAGTGGAACAAGACAGCGCTGGCCTGCCGGTGGGTGTGCAGATCTCCGCGCCACACTGGCGCGAAGACGTTGTGCTGGCGGTGATGCGTGCCCTAGAAGAGCGGTTGTCGCGACTGGACGATTATCCGCGCCGACCGAACTTGTAGCGCCGTGCCTACTTGAGGGCGATGGTGCGGGCCAATGGCTGCAAGATCTGGTCGATCACGTATTGATCGACGATCTCGTGGCAAACCTTGCTGAGCTGGTCGAGCGCGTCGGAAAAGCCGGAGTTCGCCCCGAGGCTGCCATAGCGCCGCGCCGTGACGTAGACGCTCAATTGCTCCTCCGGGAAATCGCGCGTGCGAATGTGATAGGGCGTGGTGCGGTTCTCCACGCTCACGCGGCATTGCATGCGACAGTCGTCGTCGAGGGCGAAGGTGAGCGACGGCTCGTAGTGCACTACGGTCGAGCCGGGGATGTCGACCAGGCGCTCCATCGCCGGATTGAAGCCGAGCGCCTCGGCCACCAGTTCGTTCTGGTTGCCGCGATAGGTAAAATCGAAACCAAACAACAAGTCGAGGGCCTCGCAATCCAGTTGGCTTACCGAGAGCATATACGGCGCGAGTTCCAGCACATGCCGATGCTGCTCCAGCGCTCCCTCAACGCTTTCAGGATTCACCTGCCCGGAGCAAACGCGGCGGGTTTCGATGGTCGCCCAGCGATAATGGCCTCGCTCTTTGTCCTCTTCGAGGACGAAGTCTCCCTTCTCGCGGCAATAGAAATTCCGCATGGTGGGATAGCGTTTTTGCACGTGCTCAAAGAAGTGCAGCACCGTATCGCGGTTTTGGGGGAGCTCCATCTCCGTGCTGAGATTCATGTTGACGTAAAAGTCGTCGCTCAGTGACGCATACCGCTGCATCGTGCCGCTATCCTCCACGTCGGCGTCGGCATGGCGACGGCAACGCAAAACGTTGGTGCTTCAGTAGTTTCAGTATAGAATCCACGTTGAAAGACTGTCAAAGTCACATGGCTTTCCACGCGTTTCCGCCGCGCCGCGTGCCCGGAGGTTGGGTTTGCATGGCAGTTCAACGCCTCTACGTGTTTCCGACCGAGGTTGGCTGGATGGCGCTGGTCGTCGAGGGGCCGCTGGTAAGACGTCTAGTGATTGGTCACGGTTCGCGGGCAGCGGCATTGGCGGCGCTCGATTTTTGTTGCGGCGCCGTGGAGCCAGACATGGATCACCCCTTGATCGCGCGGCTGCAAGACTATTCGGCAGGCGCGGTCGATGATTTTCTCGATGTGCCGGTCGCCTATGGCGAGAAGTCTCCCTTTGCCGCCAAAGTGGTGCGGCACTGCCGGCGCATCCCCGCGGGCAAAACGATCAGTTACGGTGAATTGGCGCGGCGCGCCGGTTCGACCGGAGCGGCGCGAGCGGTTGGCACGGTGATGTCGAAGAACGAGATTCCGATCATCATTCCCTGTCATCGAGTGCTGGCCGCCGGGGGGCGCATCGGCGGCTATTCGGCGCCGGGCGGGCTGGGCACGAAGCGGCGGTTGCTGGAGCTCGAAGCCCGCGCGTCCGCGCTACACGGTTAACCCAATCTCAACAGGAACCACAAGCCATGAGCCGATTGTTGACCCTTAGTTTGTTCTGCCTGCTGCCGCTAGCGCTCTTGGGCGCCGATGCCAAGGACGCGGACACCGAGAGCCTTGAAACGATCCAGGAACGGATCGAGAACGAAGGAGCAGTGCTGCTCGACGTGCGAAACCAAGGGGAGTGGGACCAGGGGCACGTCGAAGGAGCCCTTTGGATCGCGCTGCCCGAGTTTCGCAAACTGAACAAAGAGAAATTGACCAAGATGCTGCCCGAGAAGAAGATCGTTTACTGTTATTGCGCGGCGGGCAAGCGGGCCGGCATCGCGGCGGACCAATTGAAAAAAATGGGATTCGACGCCCGGAAGATCAAGGCGGGTTATCAAGACCTGATCAAGGCGGGCTTTGTCGAAAGCAAGGAGCCGGCGGCCACTCCGTAGCGAGTGAAATTGGTCGAATTTCGACCAGCGGCATGGGGTGAAAAAAGCTACTCTTTCCTCGGGCCCGGCCACGTTGTAGTATTCGGTGGTCAGGGGCGCATCCCACCTACGTCCGTTTCCCGCCTGGACAGGTCGCAAGACCACCATTCGAACAGAGTAGACGCCAAGCAGTTTGCTTGCGCGCGCCTTGAGGATTGCCTTGAGCGATTGTGCTTTGACTTCTGACTTGCGCGTGGAGCGCCGCCGCGACGGCGCGATCGTGGTGCGCGTCGCTTCGTGCGATGCCGACGGTCGCCCGCTGCCTGACGCCGTGTTCT
It contains:
- a CDS encoding MGMT family protein yields the protein MAVQRLYVFPTEVGWMALVVEGPLVRRLVIGHGSRAAALAALDFCCGAVEPDMDHPLIARLQDYSAGAVDDFLDVPVAYGEKSPFAAKVVRHCRRIPAGKTISYGELARRAGSTGAARAVGTVMSKNEIPIIIPCHRVLAAGGRIGGYSAPGGLGTKRRLLELEARASALHG
- a CDS encoding rhodanese-like domain-containing protein encodes the protein MSRLLTLSLFCLLPLALLGADAKDADTESLETIQERIENEGAVLLDVRNQGEWDQGHVEGALWIALPEFRKLNKEKLTKMLPEKKIVYCYCAAGKRAGIAADQLKKMGFDARKIKAGYQDLIKAGFVESKEPAATP